The proteins below are encoded in one region of Coffea arabica cultivar ET-39 chromosome 4c, Coffea Arabica ET-39 HiFi, whole genome shotgun sequence:
- the LOC113740276 gene encoding uncharacterized protein, with translation MGKDSKPKDSGKGKGKQAAGGSDDGASKGKGKGGKSDGLGTCTYVKARHILCEKQGKINEAYKKLQDGWLNNGEKVPPAEFAKLAAEYSECPSGKKGGDLGWFPRGKMAGPFQDVAFSTTIGATSAPFKSTHGYHIILCEGRKN, from the exons ATGGGTAAGGATTCCAAGCCTAAAGATTCAGGAAAGGGCAAAGGCAAACAGGCTGCTGGCGGGAGTGATGATGGTGCTTCCAAGGGCAAAGGAAAAGGTGGAAAATCTGATGGCCTTGGGACTTGCACATATGTTAAAG CTAGGCATATCTTATGTGAGAAGCAAGGGAAGATCAATGAAGCCTACAAGAAGCTGCAAGATGGCTGGCTCAACAATGGAGAAAAGGTTCCCCCTGCTGAGTTTGCTAAG CTAGCAGCAGAATATTCAGAATGTCCATCTGGCAAAAAAGGCGGGGATCTAGGATGGTTTCCACGTGGTAAGATGGCTGGTCCGTTTCAGGATGTTGCTTTCAGCACAACTATTGGAGCTACAAGTGCACCATTCAAATCAAC ACATGGATACCACATTATCTTGTGTGAGGGGAGGAAAA